The sequence below is a genomic window from Acidimicrobiia bacterium.
AGCGGGTATCGTTAAGGGACCATTGGGTCTGTAGCTCAATCCGGTAGAGCAGCGGACTTTTAATCCGTTGGTTGTGGGTTCAATTCCCACCGGACCCACCCCTCAATCGAGTGTGCATCCAGATTCCGCATAGGCACCTGCATGCACACTCGTTTCGCGATCGATTGTTTGGACAACATGAATCTGGTTTCCGTTGAAGGCGTCTCAAAGGCGTATCCCGAATTACCGATCCTCGACGACGTCACCATGGGCATCCACGACGGCGACCGGATCGGGGTGATTGGAGCCAACGGATCGGGCAAATCGACCCTGCTGAGCATCATCGCCGGAACAGTCGACGTGGACGCCGGACGGGTGATCCGTCGCTCCGGCACCCGGATCGCCTTGCTTGCCCAGGAACCCGACATCGATCCAACCACCACTCTGGCCGAGATCGCTGCCGAGAGCCACCCGACGCTGGTGCTGCTCGACCGATTGGGATTCAAGGACCTTGACCAGCGTATCGCCGACATCTCCGGTGGCCAACGACGCCGGGTCGCCCTTGCTCAATGTCTGGCCATCGATGCAGACATCACCATCCTCGACGAACCGACCAACCACCTCGACGTGGAGGTGATCGACTGGTTGGAAGACGAATTGGCCACTCGACCAGGTGCATTGGTCATGGTCACCCATGACCGCTACGTCCTCGACCGGGTCTGCACCTCCATCGTCGAAGTCCACAACCGCAAGCTCATGGGCCACCGGGGCACCTATCAGGATTTCCTGGTTGCCAGGGCCGAACGAGAAGCACTGGCAGAAGCCACCGAGCAGAAACGACAGAATCGAGCCCGTACCGAACTCGCCTGGTTGGAACGTTCGCCGAAGGCCCGGACCGGAAAGCAGAAGGCGAGGATCAAATCTGCCACCGATCTCGTCAACCAGGAGTCAGGTGTCATCGCACGGACCGCGCTCGAGTTTGATCTCCCGACTCGACGGATCGGGTCGAAGGTGGTCAACCTCGACAACGTTGGGATCACGTTCGGCGAAAACACCGTTCTCTCAGCGATCACCTGGCATCTGGCCGAAGATGCCCGGGTCGGTATCGTCGGACCCAACGGAGCCGGCAAGACCACCCTTTTGCGGATCATCGCCGGACGAATCACCCCCACTTCCGGCAAGGCAAGCATGGGAGACACCATTGTTCCCGGCTGGTACGGCCAGGATCCCCAACCGCTCCCCGCCAACCAACGGATTCTTGAGACCATCAGGGAAATCTCCGAGCAGACTCGGCTCGACTCAGGCATTTCCATCTCCGCGTCACAGTTGCTTGAACGATTCGGTTTTCCGAGTCGTCAGCACTCCACCCTCGTTGGGGAACTATCGGGAGGCGAGCGCCGCCGTTTGGAACTGCTTCGGGTGCTCGCAGAAGCCCCGAATCTCCTCATGCTCGACGAGCCAACCAACGATCTCGACCTTGACACTTTGGGTGCGCTGGAGGCCTACCTCGACAACTGGCCAGGTGCTCTGGTCGCCGCAACCCATGACCGGTACTTCCTCGAACGGGTGTGCACCGACGTGGTTTCAGTCCAACCGGACGGTTCCATCTTGCACCACCCCGGCGGCTGGGCAGCCTACCGGGCTGCCGAAATCGCACCCAAAACACCGAAACAATCAAAGCCTGCCCAGGCGCGCTCGGGAGGGACCGACTACGGAGCCCGCCTGTCCTCGAACGAACAGCACGAACACCGGCAGATCGAGAAACAAATCCCCAAACTCGAACGCCGCATCGCGGCCATCGAAGCCGATTTGGCGGTTGCCGGGACCGACTGGGAACGGGCTGCCGCACTCGGTGTTCAGTTGATCGAGGCGCGAGGGAAACTCGCCACTATCGAGGATCGTTGGCTCGAATTGTCCGAACGAACCACTGGTCCAGCCTGAATAGCGACCCTTGAGGGACTTACGCCCTCCAAAAGGGCCGAAAGTCTCATTGCCGACCTGCACCAACAGGAACCAGACTGCCTCCACAACCAATTATTGGAGGAGGCGTCGATGGGGGTCTTTACAAACGACAAGCTCCCTGGTCCCGGGATCGGTGCGTCCACCAACATCATCGACCACACCCGATGCCCGGGCGGTCGCACCTGCATACTCCACGCCTCAATCGGTTCAACGGCCCGGGGCGCCGGAAGTGACCACGCCGACAAAGTCCAAGCCTTCATTGAGCTCGCCGGTCATTGCCCGTACGACGCGGTCACCGTGCTCGTGGGTGACTCGCAGAACAGAGCTTCATGATCATGTCACCCCGGGCCAATCACTTGCTTGTCCAGCACACGGCTGACGTGGCCGTCCCGTTCGACGAGGCCAGTGATCGGATGCAACGCCATCTGGACATGCTTCTCGCCGACGTACACGGCGCATTGGAATACGGCGAGAGTATCCGGACCAGACTCGGAGCGGGCGGCAACCAGTTTCACATCGAGAAGTCCGTCAACATGACCATTGGTGCACCGCTTGAACTGACCGACCGTTTGGTCGTACCGTTGTGGTGGGAGGCAACCGGCCCACAGTCCCTATTCCCACGGATGGATGCAGATCTCATTCTGACCGACCGGGAGAGCTTCGGATCAGACCTCACCTTCCGGGGCCAATACTCCCCTCCCCTCGGACCGTTGGGCGAACTCATCGACCGCCTCATGCTCCATCGGTTGGCCGACGCCACGGGTCGCCAGTTCGTCGAAACAGCAGCCCGAGCCCTTACGGGCGCCTAGCACTACGACCTCCACATCGTCGAAGATCTGCATCAGATGCTCGTACCGCGCGGAGATTGGGTACCACTTGGCAACGCCGACGAGCAGAAGGAACCTCCGGAAGGGTCGGTTGATGCCTGGGCACGTTCAAGCGATAACCCCATCGATGGTTGGTACGATTGAGAAAGGATCTCAGAGGTCGGGTCGGCAACTACGTCGCTCCAGTTCTCGAAGGCCCCGCCGAAGTCGAGCACAACGCTCGCAACAACCGCATGCGGGCCATCTAGCTTCGCCTGTCGATCGCTTGGCACGAAAAAGAGCGATCGCGGTTGCGATTAGGTGGCAGCAGACACCCACTCACACCGCCATGATGGCCCACGGCGGAGATGCTCATGCCAACTTGATGGAAGGCAAAACCGATGCCGAGATGATGCAGAAGAAGGCCGAGATGGACGCCCACATCAAGAAACTCATCGAGCAACACAACTAATCCAACCGGCCGCGACCCCCTGTCGCGTTTGTGCAAGGGGCGGCCTTCGGCCGCTGTCGAAAACGGCCTGGCTTGTTCGTTGGTGAGCAGCACGTGGCGAACCAGGCCGCCGGGACCAAGGAGCATGCAATGGCCAAGTACCTATTGGCATCTTGCGGCGGCGGAGCGAATCCCGTGACCGGATACAGCATCGTTGAGACAGATTCAATAGCGTCCGCTCTGGGCCTCACCACGAGTTGCCCGATCCTCGATGACGCCGGCACGGTCGAACTCTGCGAGACCTTCAATGTAGGCAGATTTCTTCGTCGAGTGTCCATCCTCGTTCGATAATCCAATCTGGATGCACACTCGATTGAAGGAAACGGTCTAGCCGGATACCCGTTCCGGGTCGAGGTCCTGGTGTGCGCCGGTACGCAGATGGCAGGCGGCCAAATGATCGACCGAATCGCCGGCGACCTGAATGAGTTGGGGAGCATCCACGTTACAAATGCCCTCGACCGCGATCGGACACCGGGGATGAAACCGGCAACCCGGCGGAGGATTGATCGGGTTGGGGATTTCGCCCGGGGGTAGCGGCTCAAGGCGCCGGTGAAGGGGGTCCGGAACCGGAACCGCATCGAGCAACGCCCGGGTGTAGGGATGCTGGGGATGTTCATAGATCTCGGCGAGGGTACCGATCTCGATAATCTCCCCGAGATACATGATGGCGATCCGATCGCACACATACTTGGCCGTCGCCAGGTCGTGGGTGATGAACAGATATGTGAGGTCGAACTCTTCCTTAAGTTTCATCATGAGATCGAGCAACACAGCTCGAACCGACACGTCGGCCATTGCGATTGGTTCGTCGGCAACAATCAGCTCGGGCGCCGTAATCAAGGCTCTGGCGATCACGATGCGTTGGCGCTGGCCTCCCGAAATCTGGTGCGGGTACTTGCCGTAATACAGCTCTGGTGGGCTCATTCCAACATCGTCGAGCAGTGTTAGTACCCGCTGGGTTCGTTCTTGAGCGCTGAGCTCCGGCAAGTGGATCAAGGCCGGGTGTTCAATCGCCTGGCCGATGGTCATCCGGGGGTTGAGTGAGGCGAGCGGATCCTGAAAGATCACCTGCATGCGGCGACGGGTTTGACGGAGTTCCTCACGGGACATGGCGCCGAGATCCTGGCCGTCGAACAACACCTGGCCGTCGGTTGCATCCAGCAATCGAATTGCCAGACGACCAACCGTCGATTTACCGGATCCCGACTCCCCGGCCAGGCCGAAAACCTCGCCGCGCCGGATTTCAAAAGTAATTCCATCTACCGCCCGAACGTTCTTCTTCTCACCGCGATCGAGAAGATTGGCGATCAGGCCCTTGGTAACCGGGAACCACTTGCGTACCCCGACGAATCGAACGAGTGCATCACTCATCGGGCGAGCTCCACCGTCTGGTCATCGTATAGCCAGCAGGCGGTCTCCTGGTCGGCCCGCACCGCGCGCAGGACCGGCACCTGGTCCGAACAGATCGGCAAAGCCTTTGGACACCGTGGATGGAAGGAGCACCCGGGTGGCGTGAACGCCAGGTTGGGCGGTGAACCGTCCATCTTGTACAGCTCCTGACCGTCCAACTCGATGTTGGGTACCGACTTCAAAAGACCTTCTGCATACGGGTGCAAGGGTCTGGCAAACACATCTCTAACGTCGCCGATCTCCGCCATTCGGCCCGCGTACATGACGGCCACGCGGTCGGCGATCTCGGCGACCACCCCGATGTTGTGGGTGATCATCACAATCGTCAGGTCGAACTCGTCGCGTAGTTCTCTCAATAGGTCAAGGAATTTGGCCTCAACGATTACATCCAGAGAGGTGGTCGGTTCGTCGGCGATCACGAGATCGGCATGCAATGCCAGAGCGAGGGCAATCATCACGCGCTGGCGCATGCCGCCCGAAAACTGATGGGGGTAATCGTCGATCCGCTCGCGACGAATCCCGAGTCTCTCGACGAGTTCGGAGGCCCGGGTCCGAGCGCCTGCCGCGGTGGTGGTCTTTTCGTGGGCGAGAATCGTCTCCGTGAGGTGATCGACTATCCGCTGAACCGGGTTCAGCGAGGTCATCGGGTCTTGAAACACCATTCCCAGCCTGCTGCCCCGAAGCGAACGCATCTCGCGAGAGGACAGCGTCATAAGGTCATGACCGCCAAACAGCAACTGACCGCCAGTGATTTCGCCCGGCTTCGTGATCATTCGTAACATGGCTTTGCCAAGTGTGGATTTCCCGCATCCCGACTCGCCAACCAGGCCAAGGATCTCATTCTTGCGAATATCGAACGAGACGTCGTTGACCGCCTTCACCGGTCCCTGCCTGGTTCCGTACTCGACCGACAGGTTGCGGACGGAGTAGAGAGCGTCAGTCATCGTTCACGCAACTTTGGATTGAATATTTCCATGAGTCCCTCACCAAGCATCGTGAAGGTCAGGACCACGATCATGATGGCCAGGCCAGGGAACGTCGAGAGCCACCAGGCGTTCTGGATGGCTTCTCGACCCTGGTTGAGATCGGCTCCCCAATCGGGGATGTTGGGAGGCAGGCCGAGACCCAGGAACGACAAAGCCGCTCCGGTGAGAATGGCGTCGGCAACGTTGACCGAGAAAATAATGGCTACCGATGGAATCACATTCGGGAACACATACTTACGAACGACCTGGCTGACCCGAGCACCAATCGATCGGGCAGCTTCGACGTACAACTCTTCTTTGACCGAAAGGGTTTGGCCGCGCACAATCCGGTAGTAGGTGGGGATGTACAGGACAGATATGGCCACCACCACGTTGAGGACGCTCGGACCAAGCACGGCCGTAATGGCAATCGCCAGGATCAAACCCGGAAAGGCATACATCGAATCCATGATGAGCGAGATACCGCGATCGAGTGCTCCACCGGCATACCCCGCCAATAGTCCAAGGGGTACGCCAATCACCAAGGCCGCCAGAGCGGCGGCAAAACCTATGAGGAATGCCACGCGCGTCCCGTGAATCAATCGGCTGAGCACATCCTGGCCGAGTTGATTGGTACCGAGGATGAAGCCACCCTTCTGAACTGCGCCTTCCTCCATCGCGATGGGACCGACCTCGGCGATCGTCGGGTATCCACCAAGGAGCGGCTCCAGAACCAGCGACGAGCCACCCGCAGCAATGACTTCCCCATCGGTGAGAGCGGTGAGCATTTGTTCTCCAGTGTCATACCGCTCGACCTTCAACCGAATCCGCTCATCTATGCCTGCCGCAGCGAGTTCTTGTGTCAGCCGATCAGCCTCATCGCGGGCTGCTTCGGATGCGTTGCTGCCGGCGACTACCCCGAATGGGACACGACCATCGCGCGGAAGATCGCCAATGCCGCCGATGCCACTGTCTTCAAGCGTGAGAAGAATCAACCGATCAGGATCGGCTCCCGGGGCCAGGAGCCGGGGACCGACCTGGGCCAACGGATCATGCGGAGCAAAGACACCAGGAAACAGGGCAAGTGCAAACAAAACCACCAAAACAACCGCACTGATGGCAACGAACCACCAATCGACGCCATACCAACGCCGGGCCACAAACATGCGTCTGACCAACCCCACCCGCTCAAGTTCAGCGGACAACAGGTTGTCAGGATCGAGAGGAGAATCGTTCGACATCAGTACCGCACCCGCGGGTCAAGCAGTGAATACAAGATATCTACGGCAAGCGAAATCATGGCGACAAAGATCGCAAACATCGTGACAACGCTTTGCACGGCCGTGAAGTCGCGAGCCAAGATTCGATCAATGAGATACCGGCCCATGCCTGGCCAGGAAAACACCGACTCGGTCAAGACGGCTCCCGCCAACAGGATCGCCACCTGGAGACCGATCAAGGTCACCACCGGGATCATGGCATTCTTCAAGGCGTGGCCATAGACGACCACCAGCTCCTTGATACCTCGAGCCCGAGCCGCGGTGATGTAATCCTGCTGGAGCGTCTCGATGACGTTGATACGGGTCAGTCGAACGAAGACGCCTGACAGAACCAGCCCGAGCGTGGTGACAGGCAGAACGAGGTGAATCAGAACGCTTCGAAACGCCACCCAGTTTCCGGACAAAACGGAATCAATGACAAGAATATTCGTCGTACGTTCCAGCCCGATCCCGGTGATCGCGTCGATACGGCCCGAGACCGGCAGCCAGCCCAATTTCACACTGAAAATGAGCTGAAACATCAATCCGAGCCAGAAAACTGGAATCGAGTAGATGATCACCGAGAACAGGCGAATGGCGTAGTCAGGCGCCTGTCTTCGTCGGTGAGCGGCAATCGTTCCAGGGATCAGGCCGATCAGCAGAGCAAGCACGGTCGCCGGCACCACCAGCTCCAGCGTGGCCGGGAACCGTTCGCCCATTTCATCCGCAATCGGACGGCGGCCCTCGGTCAACGCAGTCCCGAGGTCAAACCTGGCGACATCGCCCAAGAAGCGACCGTATTGAACGATCAGCGGGTCGTTGAGACCCAGATCGTCGATCATTCTGGCTTTCAGCTCCGGCGAGCCCCTTGGCCCGAGCGCACTCGTGACAGGATCACCGGGAAGCAACCGCAGAACCACGAAGATCACGGTCGCCAGAATAAAGATCATTGGAAGGGTGAGGATGATCCGGGTTACGACATAGCGCCGCAAACCTGAGCTTCCCCGCACAAACACATATGTCAAACCCGCCAAAGCAGGAATACCGATTATCAGGAATGTGAGTGCCAAAGGATGCACCCAGATCCTCCTCTGAAGAACGGGAAAATCGGAAACAGTCAGAGGAGGGGGCGGGACGTCCGCCCCCTCCTCCGATCGTCAATACCGTGTTATTTGCTGGTATCCAGCAACTCGTAGTGCAGATCGAACGTCGGCCCAATGTTCAGGGATTCGATCGTTGCCGCGGCATCGTCGGCCGAGATGTAATCCCAGTAGACGACATGCTCCGGCAGGAAGAACAGCGGCAACGTGGTTACGTTCTCGGCGAACTTCTCCTGCAGGTCCGCATACAAGGCTGCCCGGGCATCCACATCCGTTTCGGTGCCTGCCTGGACCAGCAGGTCCATGAGCGCCTGGGCGTCGGCGTCAATCGGCTCGTTGGTGTCGGGGTCGGTAATCATGGTTCCGAGTCCACCGTTGTTCATGAACGGGGCCAGATAGTTGTCCGGGTCCGGATAGTCGAAGAACCAGCCCAACAGCGAAACCGCATAGTCCTGGCCTCCGATGACGGCCCCGATGTAGGTTGACCACTCTTGAGAGATGATCTCAACATCGATCATGCCGGACGCCTCATACTGCTCGCTGAGGAGCTGAATAAGGTCGGCTGCCGTGCCACCGTAGTGCTCTGGCGGATACGCGACCTGGAGCTGAAGCTTATTCGTCTCCGAATAGCCCGCCGCCGTCAAGAACGCCTGAGCGGCCGGAATATCGGGAGCACCGAACACATCGTCGAACGCCTCATTGGCTCCAAGGAAGCCGACGGGGATCATCGA
It includes:
- a CDS encoding ABC transporter ATP-binding protein, whose amino-acid sequence is MSDALVRFVGVRKWFPVTKGLIANLLDRGEKKNVRAVDGITFEIRRGEVFGLAGESGSGKSTVGRLAIRLLDATDGQVLFDGQDLGAMSREELRQTRRRMQVIFQDPLASLNPRMTIGQAIEHPALIHLPELSAQERTQRVLTLLDDVGMSPPELYYGKYPHQISGGQRQRIVIARALITAPELIVADEPIAMADVSVRAVLLDLMMKLKEEFDLTYLFITHDLATAKYVCDRIAIMYLGEIIEIGTLAEIYEHPQHPYTRALLDAVPVPDPLHRRLEPLPPGEIPNPINPPPGCRFHPRCPIAVEGICNVDAPQLIQVAGDSVDHLAACHLRTGAHQDLDPERVSG
- a CDS encoding ABC-F family ATP-binding cassette domain-containing protein, with the protein product MHTRFAIDCLDNMNLVSVEGVSKAYPELPILDDVTMGIHDGDRIGVIGANGSGKSTLLSIIAGTVDVDAGRVIRRSGTRIALLAQEPDIDPTTTLAEIAAESHPTLVLLDRLGFKDLDQRIADISGGQRRRVALAQCLAIDADITILDEPTNHLDVEVIDWLEDELATRPGALVMVTHDRYVLDRVCTSIVEVHNRKLMGHRGTYQDFLVARAEREALAEATEQKRQNRARTELAWLERSPKARTGKQKARIKSATDLVNQESGVIARTALEFDLPTRRIGSKVVNLDNVGITFGENTVLSAITWHLAEDARVGIVGPNGAGKTTLLRIIAGRITPTSGKASMGDTIVPGWYGQDPQPLPANQRILETIREISEQTRLDSGISISASQLLERFGFPSRQHSTLVGELSGGERRRLELLRVLAEAPNLLMLDEPTNDLDLDTLGALEAYLDNWPGALVAATHDRYFLERVCTDVVSVQPDGSILHHPGGWAAYRAAEIAPKTPKQSKPAQARSGGTDYGARLSSNEQHEHRQIEKQIPKLERRIAAIEADLAVAGTDWERAAALGVQLIEARGKLATIEDRWLELSERTTGPA
- a CDS encoding ABC transporter permease subunit; this encodes MSNDSPLDPDNLLSAELERVGLVRRMFVARRWYGVDWWFVAISAVVLVVLFALALFPGVFAPHDPLAQVGPRLLAPGADPDRLILLTLEDSGIGGIGDLPRDGRVPFGVVAGSNASEAARDEADRLTQELAAAGIDERIRLKVERYDTGEQMLTALTDGEVIAAGGSSLVLEPLLGGYPTIAEVGPIAMEEGAVQKGGFILGTNQLGQDVLSRLIHGTRVAFLIGFAAALAALVIGVPLGLLAGYAGGALDRGISLIMDSMYAFPGLILAIAITAVLGPSVLNVVVAISVLYIPTYYRIVRGQTLSVKEELYVEAARSIGARVSQVVRKYVFPNVIPSVAIIFSVNVADAILTGAALSFLGLGLPPNIPDWGADLNQGREAIQNAWWLSTFPGLAIMIVVLTFTMLGEGLMEIFNPKLRER
- a CDS encoding ABC transporter permease produces the protein MIFILATVIFVVLRLLPGDPVTSALGPRGSPELKARMIDDLGLNDPLIVQYGRFLGDVARFDLGTALTEGRRPIADEMGERFPATLELVVPATVLALLIGLIPGTIAAHRRRQAPDYAIRLFSVIIYSIPVFWLGLMFQLIFSVKLGWLPVSGRIDAITGIGLERTTNILVIDSVLSGNWVAFRSVLIHLVLPVTTLGLVLSGVFVRLTRINVIETLQQDYITAARARGIKELVVVYGHALKNAMIPVVTLIGLQVAILLAGAVLTESVFSWPGMGRYLIDRILARDFTAVQSVVTMFAIFVAMISLAVDILYSLLDPRVRY
- a CDS encoding ABC transporter ATP-binding protein is translated as MTDALYSVRNLSVEYGTRQGPVKAVNDVSFDIRKNEILGLVGESGCGKSTLGKAMLRMITKPGEITGGQLLFGGHDLMTLSSREMRSLRGSRLGMVFQDPMTSLNPVQRIVDHLTETILAHEKTTTAAGARTRASELVERLGIRRERIDDYPHQFSGGMRQRVMIALALALHADLVIADEPTTSLDVIVEAKFLDLLRELRDEFDLTIVMITHNIGVVAEIADRVAVMYAGRMAEIGDVRDVFARPLHPYAEGLLKSVPNIELDGQELYKMDGSPPNLAFTPPGCSFHPRCPKALPICSDQVPVLRAVRADQETACWLYDDQTVELAR